In the genome of Deinococcus deserti VCD115, one region contains:
- a CDS encoding chromate transporter translates to MSSPAAPSATLNTTSPPPTPLALFQLFFGVALSGIGGGLPAHTRRAVNARRWLTDVEFAESYTLAQLTPGPNAVNLAAMIGARLCGRLGALTSVLGVLLPGLTAMLGVTAVTLGLPGGLPGPVQSALRGAACAALGVMLTAALPVARVGADVRGGGVVMALTFLALGVLRLPLLPVLLVMLSAGLIIHRPRRASGDS, encoded by the coding sequence ATGAGCAGCCCCGCTGCGCCGTCTGCAACCCTGAACACCACTTCTCCCCCACCGACCCCGCTGGCGCTGTTCCAGCTCTTTTTTGGTGTGGCGCTTTCGGGAATTGGCGGCGGGCTGCCGGCCCACACCCGGCGCGCAGTCAATGCGCGTCGGTGGCTGACCGACGTGGAGTTCGCCGAGTCCTACACCCTGGCGCAGCTGACTCCCGGACCCAACGCCGTCAATCTGGCGGCTATGATCGGCGCGCGCCTGTGCGGACGCCTGGGCGCACTGACGTCCGTCCTGGGCGTGCTGCTGCCCGGACTGACGGCCATGCTGGGCGTGACGGCAGTGACTCTGGGACTGCCGGGCGGGTTGCCGGGACCGGTGCAGAGCGCGCTGCGTGGGGCCGCGTGCGCTGCCCTGGGCGTCATGCTGACAGCTGCCCTGCCGGTGGCCCGCGTGGGCGCGGACGTCCGCGGCGGCGGGGTCGTCATGGCATTGACCTTCCTGGCGCTGGGCGTGCTGCGCCTGCCGCTGCTGCCGGTGCTGCTGGTCATGCTGAGTGCCGGGCTCATTATCCATCGCCCGCGCCGCGCTTCAGGAGACTCCTGA
- a CDS encoding ABC transporter ATP-binding protein — MLPHDAAVHVRDLRKQYAVHEKDPGFVGSLRAFVHRKTRQVEAVRSVSFDLAPGEVVGFLGPNGAGKTTTLKMLSGLLHPSGGEARVLGFEPRRRETAFLKQITLVMGQKQQLIWDLPALDSFLVNQAIYEIPDEQYRATMREFTEVLGLEGILKKQVRKLSLGERMKCELAAALLHRPKILFLDEPTIGLDVNMQEAVREFVRDYNQRYGATVMLTSHYMADVTSLARRILVIDQGQLVFDGDLAQLAEQGSGGKTVRLQFRQPVSGAQLAAYGTVVSSDGLSAELRVPRAEVSARAARLLSDLDVADLTVQDPPIEAVMAELFGAKAEVPA; from the coding sequence ATGTTGCCCCACGACGCCGCCGTTCATGTCCGCGATCTGCGCAAACAGTACGCCGTCCACGAAAAGGACCCGGGCTTCGTGGGCAGCCTGCGGGCGTTTGTGCACCGCAAAACCAGACAGGTCGAGGCCGTCAGGAGCGTGTCCTTTGACCTGGCGCCCGGAGAAGTGGTGGGCTTTCTGGGACCCAACGGCGCCGGCAAGACCACCACCCTGAAGATGCTCTCGGGCCTGCTGCATCCCTCGGGTGGTGAGGCGCGGGTGCTGGGGTTCGAGCCGCGCCGCCGGGAGACCGCCTTTCTCAAGCAGATCACGCTGGTCATGGGCCAGAAGCAGCAGCTGATCTGGGACCTGCCGGCTCTGGACAGCTTTCTGGTCAATCAGGCCATCTACGAGATTCCCGACGAGCAGTACCGCGCCACCATGCGGGAGTTCACCGAAGTCCTGGGCCTGGAAGGCATTCTGAAAAAGCAGGTGCGCAAGCTGTCGCTGGGCGAGCGCATGAAGTGTGAACTGGCTGCGGCGCTGCTGCACCGCCCGAAGATTCTGTTTCTGGACGAGCCGACCATCGGTCTGGACGTCAATATGCAGGAGGCCGTTCGCGAATTCGTTCGTGATTACAACCAGCGTTACGGCGCTACCGTTATGCTTACCAGCCATTACATGGCGGACGTCACGTCCCTGGCCCGGCGCATCCTGGTGATCGACCAGGGGCAGCTGGTGTTTGACGGCGATCTGGCCCAGCTGGCCGAGCAGGGCTCGGGAGGCAAGACCGTGCGCTTGCAGTTCCGGCAGCCGGTCAGCGGCGCACAGCTGGCCGCCTACGGCACGGTGGTGAGCAGTGACGGCCTGAGCGCCGAGCTGCGGGTCCCCCGCGCCGAGGTGAGTGCCCGCGCAGCGCGGCTGCTCTCCGACCTGGATGTGGCGGACCTCACGGTACAGGATCCGCCCATCGAGGCCGTGATGGCCGAACTGTTCGGGGCAAAGGCCGAGGTTCCGGCATGA
- a CDS encoding ABC transporter permease, translating into MKWLWHKVRVLFATRFAEMAEYRAEIVIWMLSGTLSIVMMLVWMAQAQSRPDGTVNGYAPAEFATYFISTWFVAQLLVVWVAWELDIEIRQGLLSPKLLRPMDPMWHHYASHVAERLVRILPMLALLGLMTWFSGARFSGELWVYPAVLGLSVLGFTARFLWEYTIGLLAFWTESNTSFQELVWLVYAALGGMFAPLSFYPTWVQDIARWTPFPYMLGLPAQLLAGKATSEQAWQGAGVLLVWLVIFWFLRAAVWRAGLRKYGAVGA; encoded by the coding sequence ATGAAGTGGTTGTGGCACAAGGTCCGCGTGCTGTTCGCCACCCGTTTCGCCGAGATGGCCGAGTACCGCGCCGAGATCGTGATCTGGATGCTCTCGGGCACCCTGAGCATCGTGATGATGCTGGTCTGGATGGCGCAGGCCCAGAGCAGGCCCGACGGGACCGTCAACGGCTACGCGCCCGCCGAGTTCGCGACCTACTTCATCAGCACCTGGTTCGTGGCACAGCTGCTGGTCGTGTGGGTGGCGTGGGAGCTGGATATCGAGATCCGGCAGGGTCTGCTTTCGCCGAAACTGCTGCGTCCCATGGACCCCATGTGGCACCATTACGCCTCGCATGTCGCTGAGCGGCTGGTCCGGATCCTGCCCATGCTGGCGTTGCTGGGCCTGATGACCTGGTTCTCGGGCGCGCGGTTTAGCGGGGAACTCTGGGTCTACCCGGCGGTGCTGGGCCTCTCGGTCCTGGGATTTACCGCGCGCTTTCTATGGGAATACACCATCGGGCTGCTGGCCTTCTGGACCGAGAGCAATACCAGCTTTCAGGAGCTGGTATGGCTGGTCTACGCCGCGCTGGGCGGGATGTTTGCGCCGCTGTCCTTTTATCCGACCTGGGTGCAGGACATCGCCCGGTGGACGCCTTTTCCCTACATGCTGGGCCTGCCCGCGCAGCTGCTGGCAGGAAAGGCCACGTCCGAGCAGGCGTGGCAGGGCGCCGGTGTGCTGCTGGTCTGGCTGGTGATTTTCTGGTTTCTTCGCGCTGCAGTGTGGCGCGCCGGCCTGCGCAAGTACGGGGCGGTCGGGGCATGA
- a CDS encoding ABC transporter permease — MRRHLRLMRIFIGATVSAQLEYRANFLGAVLASLGEAGVALLGISLLFSQPGVQGVGGWTYREALLVTGFFMLTEGFISVFVQPNMSKIAETIRTGNMDFTLLKPVDAQFNVSTRHLNVLRFPDILIGLGLLLYASAGLTVTVGGVLTAAVLYLSALVIVYCIWLGLSTTAFWFVKTQNVSELFNGVFGAARFPVSAFPVPVRFVLTFVVPVAFITTVPAQAVTGQISAPMALASPLVALVLCLLTRLLWRKAVASYTSASS; from the coding sequence ATGAGGCGGCACTTGCGCCTGATGCGCATCTTTATCGGGGCGACGGTGTCGGCACAACTGGAATACCGGGCCAACTTCCTGGGTGCGGTGCTGGCCAGCCTGGGCGAAGCCGGAGTAGCGCTGCTGGGCATCAGCCTGCTGTTCTCGCAGCCAGGGGTGCAGGGGGTCGGCGGCTGGACCTACCGCGAAGCGCTGCTGGTCACAGGCTTTTTTATGCTGACTGAGGGCTTTATCAGCGTGTTCGTGCAGCCCAACATGTCCAAGATCGCGGAGACCATTCGCACCGGCAATATGGACTTCACGCTGCTCAAGCCGGTGGACGCGCAGTTCAATGTCAGCACCCGGCACCTGAACGTGCTGCGCTTTCCGGACATCCTGATCGGCCTGGGCCTGCTGCTGTACGCCTCGGCGGGTCTGACCGTCACGGTGGGCGGCGTATTGACGGCTGCTGTGCTTTACCTCTCAGCGCTGGTCATCGTGTACTGCATCTGGCTGGGCCTGTCCACCACCGCGTTCTGGTTTGTAAAGACGCAGAACGTCAGCGAGCTGTTCAATGGTGTGTTCGGGGCCGCCCGCTTCCCGGTCTCTGCCTTTCCGGTCCCGGTCCGCTTCGTACTGACCTTTGTGGTGCCGGTGGCTTTCATCACGACCGTGCCTGCTCAGGCAGTGACTGGCCAGATATCGGCCCCGATGGCCCTGGCCTCTCCGCTGGTTGCCCTGGTGCTGTGCCTGCTGACACGGCTGCTGTGGCGCAAGGCAGTCGCCAGCTACACCAGCGCGAGCAGCTGA
- the pcaC gene encoding 4-carboxymuconolactone decarboxylase: protein MDDTQFQQGLARRRRIMGAEYVERAFPDAQAPQDGEPPFGQDFQRFMTEYAWGAVWGRGNLTDRERHMVTLGILAALGRERELEGHVRATRQTGVSPRDLSDVLHQVAIYAGVPAALSGFSTAQRVYDAQQE, encoded by the coding sequence ATGGACGACACACAGTTTCAGCAGGGCCTGGCCAGGCGCCGCCGCATCATGGGTGCCGAGTACGTGGAACGCGCCTTTCCAGATGCACAAGCTCCTCAGGACGGGGAACCTCCGTTTGGCCAGGATTTCCAGCGCTTCATGACCGAATACGCCTGGGGAGCGGTGTGGGGCCGGGGCAACCTGACCGACCGTGAGCGGCACATGGTGACGCTGGGCATTCTGGCGGCGCTGGGCCGGGAACGGGAACTTGAGGGCCACGTCCGGGCCACCCGCCAGACCGGCGTCAGCCCGCGTGACCTGAGCGACGTGCTGCATCAGGTGGCGATCTACGCCGGCGTTCCTGCCGCGCTGAGCGGATTCAGCACCGCGCAGCGGGTGTACGACGCTCAGCAGGAATAA
- a CDS encoding NADH:flavin oxidoreductase/NADH oxidase, producing MTQPSATVTPLLFTPLKIDSLTLPNRVVLSPMCMYSAQNGLANEFHQVHLGQYALSGLGLIFTEAAAVSPEGRISPEDLGLWDDSQILPLGRITDFAHAHGALIGIQLAHAGRKASTYAPWRGRGMVPIEQGGWSVIGPDGRAFHELYPVPSAMTTDDIARVTADFASAARRAEMAGFDVVEVHAAHGYLLHQFLSPLANSRTDKYGGSFENRVRFLLEVVRAVRASWPSHKPLFVRLSATDWAPGGWDEFQTVDLARLLRYEGVDVLDISSGGLTTEQRITVGSAYQTPFAAMVRREVPDLIVMTVGQIETPERAEGLLLNGDADLIALGRPLLGDPHWVWKAAVAMGVKPQVVPPYERGTRTTL from the coding sequence GTGACCCAGCCCAGCGCCACCGTGACCCCCCTTCTGTTTACTCCCCTCAAAATTGACAGCCTGACCTTGCCCAACCGGGTGGTGCTCTCGCCCATGTGCATGTACAGCGCGCAAAATGGCCTCGCCAACGAGTTTCATCAGGTTCATCTCGGCCAGTACGCCCTGAGCGGCCTGGGCCTGATCTTCACCGAGGCTGCGGCCGTTTCGCCTGAGGGCCGCATCAGCCCCGAGGACCTGGGTCTGTGGGATGATTCGCAGATTCTCCCCCTGGGCCGAATTACTGATTTCGCCCATGCCCACGGCGCCTTGATCGGTATTCAGCTGGCGCATGCCGGGCGCAAGGCCAGCACCTATGCGCCCTGGCGCGGGCGGGGAATGGTGCCTATCGAGCAGGGTGGCTGGTCAGTGATCGGGCCAGATGGCCGGGCGTTCCACGAACTGTACCCCGTGCCTTCGGCCATGACCACCGATGACATCGCGCGGGTGACGGCTGATTTCGCGTCTGCAGCGCGCCGCGCTGAAATGGCGGGCTTTGATGTCGTGGAGGTTCACGCGGCGCACGGCTACCTGCTTCACCAGTTCCTGTCCCCGCTGGCCAACAGCCGCACCGACAAGTACGGCGGCTCCTTCGAAAACCGGGTTCGCTTCCTGCTCGAAGTCGTGCGGGCTGTGCGGGCGAGCTGGCCTTCCCACAAGCCGCTGTTCGTGCGTCTCAGTGCCACCGACTGGGCTCCAGGCGGGTGGGACGAGTTTCAGACCGTGGACCTTGCGCGGCTGCTGCGTTATGAGGGAGTAGACGTGCTGGATATCAGCAGCGGTGGGTTGACGACCGAGCAGCGCATCACGGTGGGCTCGGCCTATCAGACACCGTTTGCTGCAATGGTTCGCCGGGAAGTTCCTGATCTCATCGTCATGACGGTGGGCCAGATCGAAACCCCGGAACGTGCCGAGGGCCTGCTCCTCAACGGCGACGCCGACCTGATTGCTCTGGGCCGACCTCTGCTGGGCGATCCGCACTGGGTGTGGAAGGCGGCCGTGGCGATGGGCGTGAAGCCTCAGGTCGTGCCTCCCTATGAGCGCGGCACCCGCACCACGCTGTAG